One window from the genome of Bacillus rossius redtenbacheri isolate Brsri chromosome 12, Brsri_v3, whole genome shotgun sequence encodes:
- the LOC134537560 gene encoding cuticle protein 21-like gives MALQFVLLSALVAAASAGYLGAPAVVAPGAPVAARAYGAPALSYAAAAPALSYAAPALSYAAPAAYAAPALSYAAAPAVAKVAAAIDTDYDPHPQYSYSYDIQDALTGDSKNQQETRDGDVVQGSYSLNEPDGTRRTVEYTADPVNGFNAVVHKTPLAVGPAVAKVAAPVAIAAPAIAAAPALSYAAPAAYAARAYAAPAIAAAPALSYAAPAAYAAPALSYAAPAAYAAPALSYAAPAAYAARAYAAPALAYGGGLGYGSHSKIIG, from the exons ATGGCACTCCAG tttgtgcTCCTGTCCGCCCTCGTGGCCGCCGCCAGCGCCGGCTACCTGGGAGCCCCCGCCGTGGTGGCCCCCGGCGCCCCCGTGGCCGCTAGAGCATACGGCGCCCCCGCCTTGTCTTACGCCGCCGCTGCACCTGCCTTGTCTTACGCCGCCCCCGCTCTGTCCTACGCCGCACCCGCCGCCTACGCCGCACCTGCCCTTTCctacgccgccgcccccgccgtggCTAAGGTCGCCGCCGCCATCGACACCGACTACGACCCTCATCCCCAGTACAGCTACTCCTACGACATCCAGGACGCTCTGACCGGCGACTCCAAGAACCAGCAGGAGACCCGCGACGGAGACGTCGTCCAGGGAAGCTACAGCCTCAACGAGCCTGACGGCACCCGCCGCACCGTCGAGTACACCGCCGACCCCGTCAACGGCTTCAACGCCGTCGTGCACAAGACGCCCCTGGCCGTTGGCCCCGCCGTCGCCAAGGTCGCTGCCCCCGTAGCAATCGCTGCTCCCGCAATCGCAGCTGCACCGGCTTTGTCCTACGCCGCCCCCGCGGCATATGCCGCCCGAGCATACGCCGCCCCCGCCATCGCTGCCGCTCCTGCCTTGTCTTACGCCGCCCCCGCTGCATACGCCGCCCCCGCCCTGTCTTACGCCGCCCCCGCTGCATACGCCGCCCCCGCCCTGTCTTACGCCGCTCCCGCTGCATATGCCGCCCGAGCGTACGCCGCCCCCGCCCTAGCGTACGGAGGCGGTCTTGGATATGGATCACATTCCAAGATCATTGGCTGA
- the LOC134537557 gene encoding cuticle protein 21-like: MALKFAVLAALVAAASAGYLGAPAVVAPGAPVAAAAYGAPALSYAAPAAYAARAYAAPALSYAAPAAYAARAYAAPAAYAAPALSYAAAPAVAKVAAAIDTDYDPNPSYNYAYDIQDALTGDSKNQQESRQGDVVQGSYSLTEPDGTRRTVEYTADPVNGFNAVVHKTPLAVGPAVAKVAAPAYAAAPALSYAAPSAYAARAYAPAAYAAPAAYAARAYAAPALSYGAPAAYAARAYAPAAYAAPAAYAARAYAAPALSYAAPAAYAAHGLAYGAGLGYGSHAKIIG; the protein is encoded by the exons ATGGCGCTTAAG TTTGCGGTCCTCGCGGCTCTCGTGGCCGCCGCCAGCGCCGGCTACCTGGGCGCCCCCGCCGTGGTGGCCCCCGGCGCCCCTGTTGCCGCTGCAGCATACGGCGCCCCCGCCCTGTCGTACGCCGCACCCGCAGCGTACGCAGCCCGTGCCTACGCCGCCCCCGCTCTGTCGTACGCCGCCCCCGCTGCGTACGCCGCCCGAGCTTACGCCGCACCCGCCGCCTACGCCGCACCTGCCCTTTCctacgccgccgcccccgccgtggCTAAGGTCGCCGCCGCCATCGACACCGACTACGACCCCAACCCGTCCTACAACTACGCCTACGACATCCAGGACGCTCTGACCGGCGACTCCAAGAACCAGCAGGAGAGCCGTCAAGGAGACGTCGTCCAGGGCAGCTACAGCCTCACCGAGCCTGACGGCACCCGCCGCACCGTCGAGTACACCGCCGACCCCGTCAACGGCTTCAACGCCGTCGTGCACAAGACGCCCCTGGCTGTTGGCCCCGCCGTCGCCAAGGTGGCTGCCCCCGCCTACGCCGCCGCACCGGCCCTGTCGTACGCTGCCCCCTCTGCGTACGCCGCCCGAGCATACGCTCCCGCCGCCTACGCCGCCCCTGCTGCGTACGCTGCTCGTGCATACGCCGCCCCCGCGCTGTCTTACGGCGCCCCCGCTGCGTACGCCGCCCGAGCTTACGCACCTGCCGCCTACGCCGCCCCCGCTGCTTACGCTGCTCGTGCCTACGCCGCCCCCGCGCTGTCTTACGCCGCCCCTGCCGCCTACGCCGCCCACGGTCTGGCATACGGTGCTGGGCTTGGATACGGATCGCACGCCAAGATCATCGGCTAA